One window of the Diospyros lotus cultivar Yz01 chromosome 12, ASM1463336v1, whole genome shotgun sequence genome contains the following:
- the LOC127786898 gene encoding exosome complex component RRP4 homolog — MPTICASRDKFLGFSSWGEGVLQCCVVCLRNREMRGLQVSLNQTQKVRLERALEKLKVLSASNAKPNACVNVADAIPVNFEDGVLKGHGTTELEGEVVATVCGVVERVNKLVYVRALRARYKPEIGDIIVGRVIEIAPKRWRLEINFRQDAVLMLSSMNLPDGIQRRRTAVDELNMRSIFEENDVICAEVRGFQHDGSLHLQARSQKYGKLDRGQLLTVPPYLVKRRKQHFHHLEQYGIDLILGCNGFIWVGEHTQIKDDMIEDQSSKAEQQHSKPSRNSMSLEEQERTYTPLDIRQNICRIANAVRVLSNLDFSITLEVIMEIYNLSSSLNIDIHQMLGPEFCVLVAEAEAERQSLVKKKR, encoded by the exons ATGCCAACAATTTGCGCTTCTCGTGACAAATTTCTAGGGTTTTCCAgttggggggagggggtgttacagtgtTGTGTTGTGTGTCTCCGAAACAGAGAGATGAGAGGATTGCAGGTATCTTTGAATCAGACGCAGAAGGTTAGGCTGGAAAGGGCTCTAGAGAAGCTGAAGGTATTATCGGCTTCGAATGCTAAACCTAACGCATGCGTTAACGTCGCCGACGCCATCCCCGTCAACTTCGAAGACGGCGTGCTCAAGGGGCATGGCACCACAGAACTCGAAGGTGAAGTGGTTGCCACGGTCTGTGGAGTGGTCGAACGCGTTAACAAACTCGTCTATGTTCGCGCTTTGAGAGCCAG GTACAAGCCTGAAATTGGAGATATCATTGTGGGGCGTGTTATCGAG aTTGCTCCAAAGCGCTGGAGATTAGAGATAAATTTTAGGCAAGATGCTGTATTGATGCTTTCTTCAATGAACTTACCAGATGGCATCCAg AGGCGACGAACAGCGGTTGATGAACTAAACATGCGCAGCATTTTTGAAGAGAATGACGTTATTTGT GCTGAAGTTCGTGGTTTCCAGCATGATGGTAGTTTGCACCTGCAAGCTAGAAGCCAGAAGTATGGCAAG CTCGATAGGGGACAATTGCTCACCGTTCCGCCATATCTAGTGAAGAGGCGGAAACAGCATTTCCACCACTTAGAACAGTATGGGATTGACCTGATACTTGGATGCAACGGATTCATCTGGGTTGGCGAACACACCCAAATCAAAGACGATATGATTGAGGATCAGAGTAGTAAAGCCGAGCAACAACATTCTAAACCCAGCAGAAACTCAATGTCTCTCGAAGAACAAGAACGCACTTACACGCCGCTGGACATCAGGCAAAACATATGCAGGATTGCAAATGCTGTCCGTGTCTTGTCGAATCTAGACTTCAGCATCACcttagaagtgatcatggagatTTATAACTTGAGCAGCTCCCTGAATATCGACATACATCAGATGCTCGGGCCAGAATTCTGCGTGCTGGTCGCTGAGGCAGAGGCCGAACGGCAGAGCTTGGTTAAAAAGAAGCGGTAG